In Pseudomonadota bacterium, a single genomic region encodes these proteins:
- a CDS encoding GFA family protein, protein MLQASPEKPLAGGCQCGRVRYAITASPTELCVCHCLECRKQSSSAFGISLFVPRAGFRVTRGTFKTWTRATDSGRTLACAFCPDCGSRLWHERVGEKEPSPIISVKAGSLDEPVDLREAAHYWTKRKLEGVNIPKGAEQHADEAD, encoded by the coding sequence ATGCTCCAAGCCAGCCCGGAAAAGCCGCTCGCCGGCGGCTGCCAATGTGGCCGGGTTCGCTACGCGATCACGGCGTCGCCGACCGAGCTCTGCGTCTGCCATTGCCTGGAATGCCGCAAGCAGTCATCCTCCGCCTTCGGCATCTCGCTCTTCGTTCCGCGCGCCGGGTTCCGGGTGACCCGCGGCACCTTCAAGACCTGGACCAGGGCGACCGACAGCGGCCGCACGCTCGCGTGCGCCTTCTGCCCGGATTGCGGCTCGCGGCTTTGGCATGAGAGGGTTGGCGAGAAGGAGCCGAGCCCGATCATCAGCGTCAAGGCCGGCTCGCTGGACGAGCCCGTGGATCTGCGCGAAGCGGCGCACTACTGGACCAAGCGCAAGCTCGAGGGCGTGAACATTCCCAAGGGCGCCGAGCAACACGCCGATGAGGCGGATTAA
- a CDS encoding GNAT family N-acetyltransferase — protein MADVDLRVASAEERGALENLIQLYTHDFSEQWSGTPKGELDEDGRFSPYVLDPYWQDKDHIPLLLRVEGRLAGFALLNRTSHLGDPVDRNMAEFFVARKHRRAGLGKAAVGALFSRYPGLWEIAVARRNVGALAFWRRTILQHPQIRDPEETDVRSTAWNGPVLRFRVASV, from the coding sequence ATGGCGGATGTCGATCTGAGAGTCGCCTCGGCGGAAGAGAGGGGCGCCTTGGAGAATCTCATTCAGCTCTACACCCACGACTTCTCCGAGCAGTGGTCGGGAACGCCGAAGGGCGAGCTCGACGAGGATGGCCGCTTTTCGCCCTATGTCCTCGATCCCTATTGGCAGGACAAGGATCACATTCCGCTGCTTCTCAGGGTGGAGGGGCGCCTCGCCGGCTTCGCGCTCCTGAACAGAACCTCCCATCTCGGCGATCCCGTCGATCGCAACATGGCCGAGTTCTTCGTGGCACGAAAGCACCGCCGGGCCGGGTTGGGGAAGGCTGCGGTGGGCGCGCTCTTCAGCCGCTACCCCGGCTTGTGGGAGATCGCCGTGGCGCGTCGGAATGTGGGCGCTCTCGCCTTTTGGCGGCGCACGATCTTGCAGCATCCGCAAATCCGCGATCCGGAAGAAACCGACGTTCGATCCACGGCATGGAACGGGCCGGTTCTGCGGTTTCGGGTCGCCTCGGTGTGA
- a CDS encoding DMT family transporter, whose product MGERIGILMAMLSSALGGGATALIRFMIRSTDPVMLAALRFGSGFVLLLPVALWLRSPWPRGRDWAGVLGLGILFFGLCFALFNWALSFTTAGRGALAMSTLPLLTMLAGALLGVERLTLRKSLGVFVAIAGTSLALVTGLAAAPSGAWRGDLIMLAAALCMALYNVWSRPFIKRSDALAFVTATMGAGASCLAAIAWIDGGFAALGEYGMPQWLALLYLGAIASSLSFFLWVSALERTTPTRVASTLTLNPVTASALAAFILGEPIGLNLIIGMAAVLTGIWIASTDGGRRLGTAGDGFAGRDAEYWTGHHAEYWYGWRPGYRTRRDDDHGT is encoded by the coding sequence ATGGGAGAGCGGATCGGCATTCTGATGGCGATGCTGTCGAGCGCCCTCGGCGGCGGGGCAACCGCCTTGATCCGGTTCATGATCCGATCGACCGATCCGGTGATGCTTGCCGCGCTTCGCTTCGGATCGGGCTTCGTCCTGCTCCTCCCCGTTGCGCTCTGGCTGCGCAGCCCCTGGCCCAGAGGCCGCGACTGGGCCGGCGTCCTCGGACTCGGAATCCTGTTCTTCGGGTTGTGCTTCGCCTTGTTCAATTGGGCGCTCAGCTTCACCACGGCCGGGCGCGGCGCCTTAGCGATGTCGACCCTGCCGCTGCTGACCATGCTCGCCGGCGCCCTGCTCGGCGTCGAGCGGCTCACTCTCCGCAAATCGCTCGGCGTCTTCGTGGCGATCGCCGGAACCTCGCTCGCGCTGGTGACCGGTCTCGCCGCGGCCCCTTCGGGTGCCTGGCGCGGCGATCTCATCATGCTCGCCGCCGCGCTTTGCATGGCGCTCTACAATGTCTGGTCGCGGCCCTTCATCAAGCGGTCGGACGCGCTGGCGTTTGTCACCGCGACGATGGGCGCCGGCGCCTCGTGTCTCGCCGCCATCGCCTGGATCGATGGCGGTTTTGCCGCCCTCGGCGAATACGGCATGCCCCAATGGCTGGCGCTCCTCTATCTGGGTGCGATCGCCAGCTCGCTGTCGTTCTTTCTTTGGGTCTCCGCTCTCGAACGCACGACGCCGACCCGGGTGGCGAGCACGCTCACCCTCAACCCGGTCACCGCCTCGGCGCTCGCCGCCTTCATTCTGGGCGAGCCGATCGGCCTTAATCTCATCATCGGCATGGCCGCGGTTCTGACCGGCATCTGGATTGCATCGACCGACGGAGGCCGCCGTCTAGGCACCGCCGGCGACGGTTTTGCCGGTAGGGACGCCGAGTATTGGACCGGTCATCACGCCGAGTATTGGTATGGATGGCGCCCCGGATACCGCACTCGGCGAGATGACGACCATGGAACTTAA
- a CDS encoding helix-turn-helix transcriptional regulator — protein MRHPIQAVVTRHSSQPKRFGTRLRWWRARRGLSQLDLAGIAGISQRHLSFLESDRTIPSQEMVLRLAAALDLPLRQQNALLLAAGFAPYWHESPLAALELAQINRALDFMLAQQEPFPVFVVDRRWNLICANKGAARLTRFLTGAQPTEAAAEAVNLADALVSPDGLRPFIVNWEEVALQFLRSVQADAIVDGTKETAELLQRLSIYPAVPSLAEVPWLEEPAGPVLNIHFRKGETSLRLFTTITTLGTPQDVTLQEIRIECFFPADRETEQFFRDNGGSQRRVVSGPGAS, from the coding sequence ATGCGTCATCCGATACAGGCAGTGGTCACGCGCCATTCCTCGCAGCCGAAGCGCTTCGGCACGCGCCTCAGGTGGTGGCGCGCGCGGCGTGGACTGTCGCAGCTCGATCTCGCCGGCATTGCCGGCATATCCCAACGCCATCTGAGCTTTCTCGAGTCCGATCGCACGATCCCCAGCCAAGAGATGGTGCTGCGGCTCGCGGCCGCGCTCGATCTGCCGCTCCGTCAGCAGAATGCCCTGCTGCTCGCAGCCGGGTTCGCGCCTTACTGGCATGAGAGCCCGCTCGCGGCCCTCGAGCTTGCTCAAATCAATCGCGCGCTCGATTTCATGTTGGCGCAGCAGGAGCCGTTTCCCGTCTTCGTGGTCGATCGCCGCTGGAACCTGATATGCGCGAACAAGGGTGCGGCGCGGCTGACCCGGTTTCTCACCGGCGCTCAGCCGACCGAGGCGGCGGCGGAGGCTGTCAATCTCGCCGACGCGCTGGTCTCTCCGGACGGCTTGCGTCCGTTTATCGTCAACTGGGAGGAGGTTGCGCTGCAGTTCCTGCGCAGCGTTCAGGCCGACGCCATCGTCGACGGGACCAAGGAAACGGCAGAGCTGCTGCAGCGCCTCAGCATCTATCCGGCGGTTCCCTCGCTCGCTGAGGTGCCGTGGCTGGAAGAGCCGGCCGGCCCGGTCCTCAACATCCATTTCCGGAAAGGCGAGACCTCGCTCAGACTGTTCACGACCATTACCACGCTCGGCACTCCGCAGGATGTGACGCTTCAGGAGATCCGCATCGAATGTTTCTTTCCAGCGGACAGGGAAACGGAGCAATTCTTTCGCGATAACGGCGGGTCCCAGAGAAGGGTGGTATCGGGACCCGGCGCGTCGTGA